One part of the Neodiprion virginianus isolate iyNeoVirg1 chromosome 3, iyNeoVirg1.1, whole genome shotgun sequence genome encodes these proteins:
- the LOC124300805 gene encoding mesocentin isoform X4: MPEEPKSGGSVAEASAAENGTRTSSPSKSPSNKGKTVLARITLLDGTVKDFPIERKARGQELLDKICQSMNLLEKDYFGLIYADRHDPRNWLDLDKRIGKFIKNEPWKFNFEVKFYPPDPAQLQEDITRYQLCLQIRNDIVTGRLPCSFVTHALLGSYLVQSEVGDYDPDEHKRTYLNEFKFAPNQTPELVEKVMDLHKTHKGQTPAEAELHYLENAKKLAMYGVDLHPAKDSEGVDIMLGVCSSGLLVHRDRLRINRFAWPKILKISYKRHNFYIKIRPGEFEQFESTIGFKLANHRAAKKLWKVCVEHHTFFRLMSPEPTQKLGLFPRLGSRFRYSGRTHYETKKTPIERQPPQFERSLSGRRLTSRSMDALGGPRPVETYGSEPSKRHTMMSYEPETIPDLEYIEQRPSPIKKKKEKLTRKTSAGTTSASSNSSLEGEYDAEGGKKKPIGGIAVLPPGGLSKKKKDKQNENEKENRNDLNNSDLINESALLDTSSEKSPTKKEPKKKEKETPEKRDKEKKEKIKSPVGGFLFGKKDKDSKQKKDKKGKDLDESTEKDDSESKDDKTGSPGSPQLPGYTKPYDYVEDETSPTRKNFKTRGFSYEDKPSSQDPSDQQSPTSAGRKATGLAFNYAPGEEKKVAETAEKRKTKETDANKTPAGLRTPGLNYVESAGLKEQQKAATLSPDDGKQASSAFISGELQNQRAAVQPGVIIPSSVESKPNYRILPLPDGSKVIGGIIYTKEGKTLDQSTLGPDGSTIINGKVLGKDGNPIKKSDFGPHGTHVANGLITGKDGKPLYQETLGINGNAVRNGIIYEPSGEAVNDRGLGPGYTLVKDGKVVSKNGKPLGYESLGKDGDYIKDGLIFSRDGKPLTQGSFGTDGDYIVSGAVHGKDGKPLSQIALLPDSTFISEGLFYDRDGKPLSTGQLGPDGHLIRDGKVYSKDGKPVKSESFSSDGSLIKDGIVHGKDGNLLSQGSLLPNGAHLKDGKVVGKDGKAIKHAFYKPDGSFVKDGVIYGRDGRPLSQIPLIAPGAFVKEGVINTKEGKLLNQSLFKPDNVVIKDGVVHGSDGGVLAEGFLGPDGLTIKDGMVLGRDGKPAKNETFAPNGSYIKKGLIYAKNGKPLNQDSLVPEGASIKDGLIYNKDGKLMKAAFFKPDGSHIRDGRVYGKDGKPLNLSSALPDDSFIANGVIFESTGKPLDKDTFGSDGSYVAAGLIHGKDGKIVADGVFGPGGNRIKNGLVVDRDGRPVNQDDKGPDNMAIKDGKIVDADGNPKNQGSLVPDGCYIQSGVVYDKRENPLKEGAFKCDGSYIRDGLIYGWGGQLLNSGAELPAGSYVEEGRLYGKDGKPLNHSSFGPEGNSIENGFIYGKDKKPLHRGTFGNDGSTIQNGLIYGADGKPLNKRQTIITVTLVRYGLVCDKDGNPLESGIFDSEGSFIKKGKIYDSNGHPLNQSVYGSDGSFIKDGLIYGKNGKPLEKGPLIAETSFIKSGRVYAATGQPLTQEAFGPEGLKVIDGVVVDKAGTPIKNIQFDAEGNLVKDGLIYAPTGKPLDKKYTVISITLVRKGLVCDKDGKPVLQAPFGTDGSFIKDGKIYDKSGKPLNQEIFGNDGGFIKDGLIYASNGQVMDQDPISDETSYIEDGKIFGSNGLLLNQEKYGPESYRVVDGIVVDKNFQPLKQGTFGSDAVIKDGKVYGSDGKPLFKKFTVITITVVKRGLVCDKNGKPLVHGPFGTDGSYVKDGKIYDKAGKPLSQSSFGSDGSYIKNGVICSKDGKPLDQDVGADEDQHTYIDDGKIYNISGKALTTDSYGPYGFKVVDGVIYGRDGKPLASGTFDNDGNTIKGGKIFAKDGKPLTKESRIVTITFVKRGLVCNKDGKVLKDSPFDNDGNVVKDGKVYGTDGKPLTARYYGPDSIFIREGVIFSENGKPLNDRETGPEGSYVREGIVYAKNGKPLTQNPFGPEGCKVVAGVIYGKNGKPLDGTLFVNDGSYVKDGLIHSSDGKLDSKDNLTFMYKTVLVTIEPNAQSEENIANLVSAVNQGFYDDPRYKKFSGMSSFGKDAKIYPTSGGAYESGSGDDSDDDLDQYGEGKGDVIRELRGAAKINIPALKKTSIPTTPTIVKTTTKQSAVKDHEGVTQNIEEKVEDLTPGGTGQVTVSTHVNKGDQAGIVATETHVYTGEPDNNVTTTTTVPLVATESRKVALESEDGNYSATGEIVSSQTISSKTRTVETITYKTEKDGVVETRVEQKITIQSDGDPIDHDKALAEAIQEATDMNPDMTVEKIEIQQQTAQ; encoded by the exons ATGCCGGAAGAACCTAAATCAGGTGGCAGTGTGGCGGAGGCGTCAGCGGCTGAAAATGGAACCAGGACAAGCTCGCCTAGCAAAAGTCCCTCGAACAAAGGAAAAACTGTCTTGGCCAGAATAACTCTTCTTGATGGCACTGTCAAAGATTTCCCGATTGAG AGAAAAGCTAGAGGCCAAGAGCTTCTTGACAAAATATGCCAAAGTATGAACTTGTTGGAAAAAGATTACTTTGGTCTGATATATGCTGACCGGCACGACCCGAGGAACTGGCTGGATCTTGACAAGAGGATTGGTAAATTCATCAAAA ATGAACCGTGGAAGTTCAATTTCGAAGTGAAATTCTACCCGCCAGACCCCGCTCAGCTCCAAGAAGATATAACTCGCTATCAGTTATGTTTGCAAATAAGAAACGATATCGTCACAGGTCGTCTGCCCTGTTCGTTTGTCACCCACGCTTTGCTGGGCTCTTACCTTGTGCAATCCGAAGTAGGAGACTATGACCCTGATGAGCACAAAAGAACTTATCTAAACGAATTCAAATTTGCTCCAAATCAAACTCCCGAACTTGTTGAAAAAGTGATGGATCTCCACAAAACACACAA AGGTCAGACTCCGGCAGAGGCCGAACTTCATTACCTTGAGAATGCGAAGAAGTTAGCTATGTACGGTGTAGATCTCCATCCTGCGAAGGACTCAGAAGGTGTAGACATAATGTTGGGTGTCTGTTCCTCTGGTCTACTCGTTCACAGGGACCGTTTGAGAATAAACAGATTTGCATGGccgaaaatattgaaaatttcgtacaagaggcacaatttttacataaaaattcgACCGGGAGAATTTGAACAATTCGAATCTACCATTGGCTTCAAATTGGCCAATCATAGAGCTGCCAAAAAATTGTGGAAAGTCTGCGTCGAACATCATACTTTCTTTAG GTTGATGAGCCCTGAACCGACTCAAAAACTTGGACTCTTCCCACGTCTTGGATCTCGCTTCCGTTACTCAGGAAGAACTCACTATGAGACTAAAAAAACTCCTATTGAAAGACAACCGCCGCAGTTTGAGAGATCTCTTAGTGGGCGACGGCTGACATCTCGCAGTATGGATG CCTTGGGTGGACCAAGGCCTGTTGAGACTTATGGATCGGAGCCCAGCAAGAGACATACCATGATGAGCTACGAACCTGAAACGATACCTGATCTTGAATATATTGAACAACGGCCGAGTCctataaagaagaaaaaggaaaag CTAACACGAAAGACAAGTGCTGGAACTACTTCAGCCAGCAGTAACAGCAGTCTGGAAGGAGAGTACGACGCTGAAGGTGGgaaaaag AAACCAATTGGGGGTATCGCGGTTCTTCCTCCTGGCGGCTTGtccaagaagaagaaggacaagcagaatgaaaatgagaaagaaaaccgCAACGACTTGAATAACTCAGACTTAATAAACGAAAGTGCACTGCTTGACACTAGCAGCGAAAAGTCACCTACTAAAAAGGagcctaaaaaaaaagagaaggaaacaCCCGAAAAACGTGACaaggaaaagaaggaaaaaatcaag AGTCCTGTCGGTGGTTTCCTGTTTGGCAAGAAGGACAAAGATTCCAAGcagaaaaaagataaaaaggGAAAAGACCTTGACGAGTCAACTGAAAAAGATGACTCTGAATCAAAAGATGACAAAACAGGATCTCCTGGCTCTCCGCAACTTCCAGGATACACAAAACCATACGATTATGTTGAAGATGAAACTTCGCCGactagaaaaaatttcaagacaCGAGGCTTTTCGTACGAAGACAAACCTTCTTCTCAGGATCCATCGGATCAACAATCACCCACGTCAGCTGGTAGAAAAGCTACTGGCCTAGCATTCAACTATGCTCctggagaagagaagaaagtTGCTGAAACAGCTGAGAAACGAAAAACCAAAGAAACAGACGCCAACAAAACACCGGCAGGCTTACGTACACCGGGATTGAACTATGTGGAATCAGCTGGACTGAAAGAACAGCAGAAAGCAGCAACTCTTTCTCCAGATGATGGAAAACAAGCTTCGAGTGCTTTTATCAGCGGTGAATTGCAGAATCAAAGAGCTGCCGTTCAACCTGGTGTCATAATACCCAGTTCGGTGGAAAGCAAACCCAACTACAGGATATTACCTTTACCAGATGGTTCCAAAGTTATTGGtggtataatttatacaaagGAAGGCAAAACCTTGGATCAGAGTACACTGGGCCCAGATGGCAGTACAATCATCAACGGAAAAGTTCTCGGGAAAGACGGCAATCCGATAAAGAAATCCGATTTTGGTCCCCATGGCACACACGTTGCCAATGGATTAATAACAGGCAAAGATGGCAAGCCTCTGTACCAAGAAACATTGGGCATTAACGGAAATGCTGTAAGAAATGGAATCATCTATGAGCCAAGCGGAGAGGCAGTCAATGATCGGGGCCTGGGACCAGGCTACACTTTAGTCAAAGACGGCAAAGTAGTGTCCAAGAACGGTAAGCCTCTCGGTTATGAATCTCTTGGAAAAGACGGAGATTACATAAAAGATGGACTGATATTTAGTCGGGATGGAAAACCGTTGACTCAAGGCTCGTTTGGCACAGATGGCGACTACATAGTCTCAGGTGCTGTGCATGGAAAGGATGGCAAACCTCTGAGTCAAATTGCTTTGCTTCCCGACTCAACTTTCATCAGCGAGGGCCTCTTCTACGATCGTGACGGAAAACCGTTGAGTACTGGCCAACTGGGTCCCGATGGACACTTAATACGAGACGGAAAAGTTTACTCGAAAGACGGCAAGCCTGTTAAAAGCGAATCTTTCAGCTCGGATGGATCGTTAATAAAAGACGGGATAGTACATGGAAAAGATGGCAACTTGCTCAGCCAAGGATCGCTGCTTCCTAATGGCGCTCACTTGAAGGATGGTAAAGTTGTCGGCAAAGATGGCAAGGCTATCAAACATGCATTTTACAAGCCTGATGGCAGTTTTGTTAAAGACGGTGTGATTTACGGACGAGACGGAAGACCATTGAGTCAAATTCCCTTGATTGCCCCTGGTGCTTTTGTCAAGGAAGGGGTAATCAACACCAAAGAAGGAAAACTTTTGAATCAAAGCTTATTCAAGCCTGACAACGTAGTTATTAAGGATGGAGTAGTACACGGTAGTGACGGAGGTGTCTTAGCCGAAGGTTTTCTGGGACCAGATGGACTTACAATCAAGGATGGAATGGTTCTTGGAAGAGATGGCAAACCTGCCAAGAACGAAACGTTTGCGCCTAACGGAAGCTACATCAAGAAGGGTCTAATTTATGCTAAGAATGGTAAACCTCTGAATCAGGATTCTCTAGTTCCCGAGGGCGCAAGCATAAAGGACGGTTTGATTTATAACAAGGACGGAAAGCTGATGAAGGCAGCGTTCTTCAAGCCCGATGGAAGTCATATTCGAGATGGCCGAGTTTACGGAAAAGATGGAAAGCCGTTGAATCTTAGCTCAGCCCTTCCAGATGATAGTTTCATCGCAAATGGTGTGATTTTTGAGTCTACAGGTAAACCTCTTGATAAGGATACCTTTGGCTCCGACGGTTCGTACGTTGCAGCTGGTTTGATTCATGGAAAAGACGGCAAAATCGTCGCTGACGGTGTCTTTGGACCCGGCGGCAACAGAATCAAGAACGGTTTGGTCGTTGACAGAGATGGCAGGCCAGTGAACCAAGACGATAAAGGCCCTGACAATATGGCCATCAAAGACGGTAAAATCGTTGACGCGGACGGAAATCCCAAAAATCAGGGCTCTCTAGTACCAGATGGTTGTTATATTCAGAGTGGCGTGGTTTATGATAAACGCGAGAATCCTTTGAAGGAAGGTGCATTCAAATGTGATGGCAGTTACATACGAGATGGCTTAATCTATGGCTGGGGTGGACAGCTTTTGAACTCTGGTGCTGAACTCCCAGCTGGTAGTTACGTTGAGGAAGGTAGACTGTACGGCAAGGATGGCAAACCATTGAACCACAGTTCCTTTGGACCGGAAGGAAACTCCATAGAGAACGGATTCATCTATGGAAAGGATAAGAAACCTCTGCATCGTGGAACCTTTGGAAACGATGGTAGCACAATACAAAATGGTTTGATATACGGTGCCGATGGTAAGCCTTTGAATAAAAGACAAACAATCATCACCGTCACGTTAGTGCGCTACGGTTTGGTCTGTGATAAAGACGGAAACCCCTTGGAATCTGGGATATTCGATTCTGAAGGCAGTTTCATCAAGAAgggaaaaatttatgattcTAATGGACATCCTCTCAATCAAAGTGTATATGGATCAGATGGTAGCTTCATTAAAGATGGTTTAATTTATGGCAAGAATGGTAAACCTTTAGAAAAGGGGCCACTTATTGCAGAGACGAGTTTCATCAAGAGCGGAAGAGTATACGCCGCTACTGGACAGCCGCTCACACAAGAAGCATTTGGTCCGGAAGGCTTAAAAGTTATTGACGGAGTAGTAGTTGATAAGGCTGGTACTCCGATAAAGAACATTCAATTTGACGCAGAGGGCAACCTGGTTAAAGATGGACTTATCTACGCGCCAACTGGGAAGCCGTTGGACAAAAAATATACCGTTATCTCTATTACTTTGGTACGCAAGGGTCTTGTTTGTGACAAAGATGGTAAACCTGTATTGCAAGCACCATTTGGAACAGATGGCAGCTTCATCAAAGATGGTAAAATTTACGACAAAAGTGGTAAGCCATTGAACCAAGAGATATTTGGAAACGATGGTGGTTTCATCAAAGATGGACTGATTTACGCTAGCAATGGTCAAGTTATGGATCAGGACCCAATTTCTGACGAAACCTCGTACATTGAAGACGGTAAAATATTCGGATCTAACGGACTTCTGTTGAACCAAGAAAAGTATGGACCGGAAAGTTACAGAGTAGTCGATGGGATTGTGgtagataaaaatttccagcCACTAAAGCAAGGTACATTTGGATCCGATGCGGTAATCAAGGATGGAAAAGTTTACGGCAGCGACGGAAAGCCTCTGTTTAAGAAATTCACCGTTATTACGATCACCGTTGTTAAGCGAGGCTTGGTCTGCGACAAGAATGGTAAACCGCTTGTTCATGGACCTTTTGGCACGGACGGCAGTTATGTTAAAGATGGTAAAATATATGATAAGGCAGGCAAGCCTTTGAGTCAGTCTTCATTCGGAAGCGATGGTAGCTACATCAAAAACGGAGTTATCTGTTCCAAGGATGGAAAACCTTTAGATCAGGATGTTGGCGCGGACGAAGATCAGCATACGTATATAGACGATGGTAAAATCTATAATATCAGTGGCAAAGCGCTTACAACTGACTCATATGGTCCGTACGGCTTCAAGGTAGTCGATGGTGTGATTTATGGAAGAGATGGGAAACCGTTGGCATCTGGGACCTTTGATAATGATGGCAACACAATAAAAGGAGGAAAAATCTTTGCAAAAGATGGTAAACCACTCACTAAAGAGTCAAGGATCGTCACTATCACATTTGTGAAACGTGGACTAGTCTGTAACAAGGATGGAAAGGTTTTGAAGGATAGTCCTTTCGATAACGACGGAAACGTAGTCAAGGATGGAAAGGTCTACGGCACAGATGGCAAACCTTTGACTGCTCGATACTATGGTCCTGACAGTATTTTCATAAGGGAAGGAGTaattttcagcgaaaatgGAAAGCCGTTGAATGATCGGGAAACTGGACCAGAGGGTAGCTATGTTCGCGAAGGCATAGTATATGCAAAGAATGGAAAGCCGCTGACGCAAAATCCGTTTGGTCCAGAAGGTTGTAAAGTTGTTGCTGGTGTAATTTATGGAAAGAACGGTAAACCCCTTGACGGAACGTTGTTTGTCAATGACGGAAGCTATGTCAAGGATGGTTTAATTCACTCCAGTGATGGCAAGCTGGATAGTAAAGATAATCTAACGTTTATGTACAAAACCGTCCTTGTTACGATCGAACCGAATGCTCAGTCAGAAGAAAATATTGCGAATTTGGTCAGTGCAGTTAATCAAGGCTTTTATGACGATCCACGGTATAAGAAATTCAGTGGAATGAGCTCTTTCGGTAAAGACGCCAAGATCTACCCAACATCAGGCGGAGCGTATGAAAGTGGCTCTGGAGATGACAGCGATGATGATTTGGATCAGTACGGAGAGGGAAAAGGTGACGTTATTAGGGAGTTGCGTGGTGCTGCCAAGATCAATATTCCCGCTTTAAAGAAGACCTCAATTCCGACCACACCAACAATTGTTAAAACTACAACTAAACAATCGGCTGTCAAAGATCATGAAGGGGTGACACAGaacattgaagaaaaagtagagGACCTTACGCCAGGAGGTACCGGCCAAGTCACTGTATCTACACATGTGAACAAG GGAGATCAAGCTGGCATAGTAGCAACGGAAACGCACGTTTACACAGGGGAACCCGATAACAATgtaacaacgacaacaacggTACCATTGGTTGCAACTGAGTCACGAAAAGTAGCTTTGGAAAGCGAAGATGGCAATTATAGCGCGACCGGTGAAATTGTCAGCTCTCAAACAATATCTAGCAAGACTCGTACCGTGGAAACAATTACG TATAAGACGGAAAAAGACGGTGTTGTTGAGACTCGAGTGGaacagaaaattacaataCAATCAGACGGGGATCCTATCGATCACGACAAGGCTCTGGCGGAAGCTATTCAGGAAGCTACAGATATGAATCCTGACATGACAGttgaaaagattgaaattcaacAGCAGACTGCGCAGTAA